In Scyliorhinus canicula unplaced genomic scaffold, sScyCan1.1, whole genome shotgun sequence, one DNA window encodes the following:
- the LOC119960410 gene encoding zinc finger protein 79-like — MEKLWKCGEVFTFPSQLVTHRRTHSGERPFTCSVCGKGFTRSSNLAIHQRVHTGERPFTCSVCGKGFARSTHLALHKRVHTGERPFTCSVCGKGFINSSNLVSHQRIHTGEKPFSCTDCGMSFRLSSTLQKHQRVHTGEKPFSCTDCGKSFRHSSSFIVHQRIHRGERPFTCSLCGRGFTQSSNLALHQRVHSGERPFTCSECGKGFTDSCQLLRHEQVHTGERPFACSECGKGFTDSSQLLRHERVHTGERPFTCPECGKGFIDSSQLLKHQRRHK, encoded by the coding sequence atggagaaactgtggaaatgtggggaGGTATTCACTTTCCCCTCCCAGCTGGTAACTCATCGACGCACTCACagtggggaaaggccgttcacctgctccgtgtgtgggaagggattcactcggtcgtCAAACTTAGCAATACACCAGcgggttcatactggggagaggccattcacctgctctgtatgtgggaagggattcgctcggtCAACACACTTAGCATTACacaagcgggttcacactggggagaggccattcacctgctctgtgtgtgggaagggattcattaactCATCCAACCTAgtgtcacaccagcgaattcacactggggagaaaccattcagctgcactgactgtggaatgAGCTTTAGgctttcatccaccctgcagaaacaccagcgagttcacactggggagaaaccattcagctgcactgactgtggaaagagcttcaggCATTCTAGCAGCTTCATCGTACACCAACGAATTCACAGAGGGGagcgaccattcacctgctctttgtgtgggaggggattcactcagtcatctaacCTAGCattacaccagcgggttcacagtggggagaggccgttcacctgctccgagtgtgggaagggattcactgattcaTGCCAGTTGCTGAGACATgaacaagttcacactggggaaaggccattcgcctgctccgaatgtgggaagggattcactgattcatcccaactgctgagacatgaacgggttcacactggggagaggccgttcacctgccccgagtgtgggaaggggttcattgattcatcccaattgctgaaacaccagcgacgTCACAAGTGA